The genomic stretch CGAAATTCTCATTATCCGTGCAGTTCACAACGTCCACAGTTCCAGGGAAGAGAGCTTCTGCAGTTTAAAATCTGATGTCTAGATCGGCAAAAACCCAGAACTGAAGAGCTCAAGACAGGCTTTCACCACTTCTTCATCATACTTCGTGCCAACTCCTGACTTAATCTCTTCGAGGGCTATCTCAAGTCCCAATGCAGGTCTGTAAGGACGATGAGAGCCTATGGCCTCGACAACATCTGCAACTGCAAGAATTCTTGCCTCAAGCATTATCTCCCCGTCTTTCAGACCTCTAGGATAACCGGATCCATCGATTCTCTCGT from Mesotoga infera encodes the following:
- a CDS encoding HD domain-containing protein; the encoded protein is MIKNHPDEGFKILKEIHFGLPVAEIVRQHHERIDGSGYPRGLKDGEIMLEARILAVADVVEAIGSHRPYRPALGLEIALEEIKSGVGTKYDEEVVKACLELFSSGFLPI